From Myxococcales bacterium, a single genomic window includes:
- a CDS encoding trypsin-like peptidase domain-containing protein, which produces MGCRRGASPSPTATTAPSTLPSVAPVPTPVGPAAPPADTPRSFADLAAKADPAVGFVKTLQEQRGRTGRRRVVGEGLGTGFVYDASGLVLTNNHVIKDATDIRVIIQKKELKATVVGRDGPTDIAVLRVEAKELSHLPLGDSDAARVGDWVVAIGNPFGLSHTVSAGIVSAKGRTGNDVKGLGDGSGYYNFIQTDASINPGNSGGPLLDMAGRVVGINTAIRANANSIGFAIPINMVKELLPRLIKDGKITRSAIGIVVSSLIDEDATRLGLPDASGALVRSVLPGGPADKAGVQADDVITAFEGDAVPSPEKLRWAASLAGVGKTVTLRVTRGKRTFDLKMSLGELPDQDDSREEPPEDPPFGLPPGHP; this is translated from the coding sequence CTGGGTTGCCGGCGTGGCGCCTCTCCGAGCCCGACGGCGACCACAGCACCGAGCACCCTACCGAGCGTCGCTCCGGTCCCGACACCGGTCGGTCCCGCCGCGCCGCCGGCGGACACACCCCGCAGCTTCGCGGATCTTGCTGCAAAGGCCGACCCAGCCGTCGGTTTCGTCAAGACGTTGCAGGAGCAACGCGGACGCACCGGTCGTCGCAGGGTAGTCGGCGAGGGTTTGGGCACGGGCTTCGTTTATGACGCGTCGGGCTTGGTGCTGACCAACAACCACGTGATCAAGGATGCGACCGACATCCGGGTCATCATCCAGAAAAAAGAGCTGAAGGCTACCGTGGTCGGTCGCGATGGCCCGACCGACATCGCCGTCCTCCGGGTCGAGGCCAAGGAGCTGTCGCACTTGCCGCTCGGGGATTCGGACGCGGCGCGGGTGGGAGACTGGGTCGTCGCGATTGGCAACCCGTTCGGGTTGTCCCACACGGTCTCGGCCGGCATCGTCTCCGCCAAGGGTCGTACGGGGAACGACGTAAAGGGGCTGGGCGACGGCAGCGGTTATTACAACTTCATCCAGACCGACGCCAGCATCAACCCAGGCAACAGCGGCGGACCGTTGCTCGATATGGCGGGGCGCGTGGTCGGAATCAACACCGCGATTCGCGCCAACGCCAACAGCATCGGCTTCGCGATTCCGATCAACATGGTCAAGGAGCTCTTGCCGCGCCTGATCAAGGACGGCAAGATCACCCGCAGCGCCATCGGCATCGTCGTGTCTTCGCTGATCGACGAGGATGCCACCCGTCTCGGGTTGCCGGACGCCTCCGGTGCGCTGGTTCGCTCCGTTCTACCGGGTGGCCCCGCCGACAAGGCCGGGGTGCAGGCCGACGACGTCATCACCGCCTTCGAAGGGGACGCCGTGCCCAGTCCGGAGAAGCTGCGCTGGGCCGCGAGCCTGGCTGGGGTTGGAAAGACCGTCACCCTGCGCGTGACCCGAGGAAAGCGCACCTTCGACCTCAAGATGAGCCTGGGTGAGCTGCCGGATCAGGATGATTCGCGAGAGGAGCCTCCGGAGGACCCCCCCTTCGGATTACCCCCTGGTCACCCGTGA
- a CDS encoding DUF1844 domain-containing protein codes for MHLGDAPGPEGTAPMVELPLARQTIDLMAMLQEKTHGNLTGEEERIVEQTLFDLRMRYVEVAKAT; via the coding sequence ATGCACCTGGGCGACGCCCCCGGGCCCGAAGGGACTGCGCCGATGGTCGAGCTTCCGCTGGCCCGGCAGACCATCGACCTCATGGCAATGCTCCAAGAAAAGACCCACGGTAACCTGACCGGCGAGGAGGAACGCATCGTGGAGCAGACGCTCTTTGATCTGCGTATGCGCTACGTGGAGGTTGCGAAGGCGACGTGA
- a CDS encoding FKBP-type peptidyl-prolyl cis-trans isomerase, giving the protein MERAYQAGPEVVVTLTYEVFDADGELIGGSEGPLETLFGFGGLLPPVERGLEGAVPGQSRTLRIKAKDAFGERDPRAVLEVDREEFPAEVAAGDSFEADGPEGETVILRVLEVTPDAVVIDQNHPLAGQALRVEVRVLATRPATVGELEAAAEALQGSAQTADSQLIVAERLLRGPSRR; this is encoded by the coding sequence GTGGAGCGGGCCTACCAGGCCGGACCTGAAGTCGTCGTCACGCTCACGTACGAGGTCTTCGACGCAGACGGGGAGTTGATCGGTGGCAGCGAAGGGCCCCTCGAGACGCTGTTCGGTTTCGGTGGGCTCTTGCCGCCGGTCGAGCGGGGCTTGGAGGGTGCGGTGCCGGGCCAGAGCCGCACCCTGCGCATCAAGGCCAAGGACGCCTTCGGGGAGCGGGACCCGAGAGCCGTGCTGGAGGTCGATCGCGAGGAATTCCCGGCGGAGGTCGCCGCAGGAGACAGCTTCGAGGCCGACGGACCCGAGGGCGAGACGGTGATCTTGCGGGTGCTCGAGGTCACCCCCGACGCCGTGGTGATCGACCAAAATCATCCGCTTGCGGGCCAAGCGCTCCGGGTCGAGGTCCGAGTCCTGGCGACGCGACCCGCGACGGTGGGCGAGCTGGAAGCCGCGGCGGAGGCGCTCCAGGGGTCAGCTCAGACTGCAGACTCCCAGCTGATTGTGGCCGAGCGCTTGCTTCGCGGGCCCTCCAGGCGCTAG
- a CDS encoding 3-isopropylmalate dehydratase, which yields MSEQSVRITGRVLYLTEDAELLDRQLAGEQLAHDPSRKLIDNISTDEITPGWVCYYFDETLARFSLVGLRGGAIQKDAIKEGGFGVIVSGRSKGCGSSRETAPYSELKAGVQLVIAENIEKIYRQNAQNIGLLTSTDFSLLERIERGEAIPVSEFTRGLDPISAQIVECGGLFAYNRKRMAGEIAPPPVDTARRPLNLCEKIIAAHAVADARTGVLGTPAVKPGDALFVRTDVRFSHEYVTPMADSLFRAGFGEGAKLSEPESVFAFRDHLTFLELVMPEQHKKMGLDAQAASLATVQESFSKRHGIRLYGEVTRNGKTVGSEAICHNKVIEELALPGQIVAGTDSHTCMAGALGCFAFGVGSTDMANAWFTRDVRVKVPETVQFVLTGELRPGVCAKDVMLHILALEHFKSGKGIGQVLEFSGDGVKKLSLDERATLTNMAVEAGSFTGIIEADEVVVSYLAEMRGQDPAKMRALIVRADAGAEYAATFSIDLSAIVSMVATPGDPRNGVPLTELAAGGDVKINIAYGGSCTGGKKADMDMYAAVLSRALEQNQKVAEGVQLYIQFGSQHIRDYAEKMGYIQIFQRVGANLVDPSCGACIRAGPGVSMGPDEVTVSAINRNFPGRSGPGKVYLASPLVVAASAIAGKIVAPESL from the coding sequence ATGAGTGAACAAAGCGTCCGGATCACCGGACGAGTCCTGTACCTGACCGAGGATGCGGAGCTGCTCGACCGGCAGCTCGCTGGTGAACAGCTCGCCCACGATCCGAGCCGCAAGCTGATCGACAACATCTCCACGGACGAGATCACGCCCGGTTGGGTTTGTTATTACTTCGACGAGACGCTGGCGCGCTTCAGCCTGGTTGGGCTGAGGGGCGGGGCAATCCAGAAGGACGCGATCAAAGAGGGTGGCTTTGGCGTGATCGTCAGCGGGCGCAGCAAGGGTTGTGGATCGTCCCGAGAGACTGCGCCCTACTCCGAGCTCAAAGCCGGAGTTCAGCTGGTCATCGCCGAGAACATCGAGAAGATCTATCGGCAGAACGCCCAGAACATCGGGCTGCTGACCTCGACCGATTTCTCGCTGCTGGAACGCATCGAGCGGGGTGAGGCCATCCCTGTCAGTGAGTTCACCCGGGGCCTCGATCCAATCAGCGCGCAAATCGTCGAATGCGGGGGGCTCTTTGCCTACAACCGCAAACGCATGGCGGGTGAGATCGCGCCGCCCCCGGTCGACACGGCTCGGCGTCCGCTGAATCTGTGCGAGAAAATCATCGCGGCCCACGCCGTTGCCGACGCCCGCACCGGCGTGCTCGGCACTCCGGCGGTGAAGCCCGGGGACGCGCTGTTCGTGCGAACCGACGTGCGCTTCAGCCACGAATACGTGACACCCATGGCCGACTCGCTATTTCGCGCGGGTTTTGGCGAGGGTGCGAAGCTGAGTGAGCCGGAGAGTGTGTTTGCGTTCCGGGATCACCTGACCTTCCTCGAGCTGGTGATGCCCGAGCAGCACAAGAAGATGGGACTCGACGCCCAAGCCGCGTCCCTGGCCACTGTGCAGGAGAGTTTCAGCAAGCGCCACGGGATCCGGCTCTACGGTGAGGTGACCCGAAACGGCAAGACCGTCGGCAGCGAAGCGATTTGCCACAACAAGGTGATCGAAGAGCTGGCGCTCCCCGGCCAGATCGTGGCGGGCACCGACTCCCACACCTGTATGGCGGGCGCGCTCGGTTGTTTTGCCTTCGGCGTCGGCAGCACCGACATGGCGAACGCGTGGTTCACGCGGGACGTGCGGGTGAAGGTGCCCGAGACAGTGCAGTTCGTGCTGACCGGTGAGCTTCGACCGGGCGTCTGTGCCAAGGACGTGATGCTCCACATCCTGGCCCTCGAGCATTTCAAGAGCGGCAAGGGCATCGGGCAGGTCCTCGAGTTCTCCGGTGACGGCGTGAAGAAGCTCTCGCTGGACGAGCGCGCCACCCTCACGAACATGGCGGTGGAGGCAGGCAGCTTCACCGGGATCATCGAGGCGGACGAGGTGGTGGTCAGCTACCTAGCCGAGATGCGCGGCCAGGATCCGGCCAAAATGCGCGCCTTGATCGTGCGCGCGGACGCCGGCGCCGAGTACGCCGCCACCTTCAGCATCGATCTGAGCGCCATCGTCTCGATGGTCGCGACCCCAGGTGATCCGAGAAACGGTGTGCCGTTGACCGAGCTGGCGGCGGGCGGCGACGTGAAGATCAACATCGCGTACGGCGGCTCGTGCACCGGCGGCAAGAAGGCCGACATGGACATGTACGCGGCCGTGCTTTCCCGGGCGCTCGAACAGAACCAGAAGGTCGCCGAAGGCGTGCAGCTCTACATTCAGTTCGGCTCGCAGCACATCCGGGACTACGCCGAGAAGATGGGGTACATCCAGATCTTCCAGCGGGTCGGAGCCAATCTGGTCGACCCGTCCTGTGGTGCGTGCATTCGCGCCGGCCCGGGCGTCTCGATGGGCCCCGACGAGGTCACGGTCAGCGCCATCAATCGAAATTTTCCCGGACGCAGTGGTCCTGGAAAAGTGTACCTGGCGAGTCCATTGGTTGTCGCCGCCAGCGCCATTGCGGGCAAGATCGTGGCGCCGGAGAGCCTCTGA
- a CDS encoding DUF2088 domain-containing protein, which produces MSSFAERALAELPGGLVSVHTPRPAAAGTSVLELCRAALASPIGAAPLAELARDARRIAVLVSDGSRDEPRPELLGALREVLPWERVTLVVASGTHAANSDVIPELHRDRPVVVFGEGAECEDLGRTSRGTRIRILVEVARADLVVSTGRLRPHYFAGFSGGAKSVFPGCALAEDVLANHRLKAHPSARLGQVDDNVCRLDMEEAAGALPGRTFLLNVLCDVDGNPVAAAAGDLLAAHRSLIPRARELFTVRAPKSRVVIVADRPPVSRSLYQASKLLPPAGALLEAGGVVILVADLSDGVGPHERVMRGIYELGVRPQLPAGHRVYLVSELPRSVTETTYAEPRDSLEGALRDALSVTGARCAVALWRAGELVAEAE; this is translated from the coding sequence GTGAGCTCGTTCGCGGAGCGCGCCCTCGCCGAGCTGCCGGGCGGGCTGGTCTCCGTGCACACACCTCGGCCCGCCGCTGCCGGAACGTCCGTGCTCGAGCTCTGCCGTGCGGCCCTCGCGAGCCCGATCGGGGCTGCTCCGCTCGCCGAGCTCGCGCGGGACGCTCGGCGCATCGCCGTGCTCGTCAGTGACGGGTCGCGGGACGAGCCCCGACCCGAGCTGCTCGGCGCCTTGCGCGAAGTCCTGCCCTGGGAGCGGGTGACGCTGGTCGTCGCCTCCGGCACGCATGCCGCGAACAGTGACGTGATCCCAGAGCTCCATCGCGATCGCCCGGTTGTGGTGTTCGGCGAGGGCGCCGAGTGCGAAGACCTGGGGCGCACGTCGCGGGGCACGCGGATTCGCATCCTGGTCGAGGTAGCGCGCGCCGATCTCGTGGTGAGCACAGGCCGCCTGAGGCCTCATTACTTTGCGGGCTTCTCTGGCGGCGCAAAGAGTGTGTTCCCCGGCTGCGCGCTGGCCGAAGACGTGCTCGCGAACCACCGGCTGAAAGCCCACCCGAGCGCGCGCTTGGGTCAGGTCGACGACAACGTGTGCCGGCTCGACATGGAGGAAGCGGCGGGCGCGCTGCCGGGGCGAACGTTCCTGCTCAACGTTTTGTGTGACGTGGACGGCAACCCGGTGGCAGCCGCCGCCGGCGATCTGCTCGCGGCGCATCGCTCACTCATCCCGCGCGCCCGTGAGCTGTTCACGGTACGGGCCCCGAAGAGCCGCGTGGTCATCGTGGCGGACCGCCCGCCGGTCTCCCGGAGCCTGTACCAAGCATCGAAGCTCTTGCCGCCCGCGGGCGCCTTGCTCGAAGCAGGCGGAGTCGTCATCCTGGTGGCCGATCTGTCGGATGGTGTCGGCCCCCACGAGCGGGTCATGCGCGGGATCTACGAGCTCGGAGTGCGTCCGCAGCTCCCGGCGGGTCATCGAGTGTATCTGGTGAGCGAGCTCCCGCGGTCGGTGACGGAGACGACCTATGCCGAGCCCCGCGACAGCCTGGAGGGCGCCCTCCGAGATGCGCTGTCCGTGACGGGTGCCAGGTGTGCCGTGGCGCTCTGGCGGGCGGGCGAGCTGGTCGCCGAAGCAGAATGA
- a CDS encoding SUMF1/EgtB/PvdO family nonheme iron enzyme, which translates to MGSPSKGVADEGILRQGRRHLVMPNCSRAVYAALPLFIAFATTAGCNKGAPAPAGGSAPSASPSVAPPVGSVRPPKDQAKADTKVSIPGGAFRAGSRPGDPGRRPDVEPVEASVELGPFEIDSLPFPNDPAKPPLTGVSRDDAKRRCAERGARLCTELEWERACKGPASETFPTGAAWDPRCAEEPRSCASGFEALGMGAALREWTASDVIPTDKDASRRAALRGAGPKAPAYEHRCAARTGIGSGTESEDLGFRCCHGAPNAALIKEPTLGQTFERAKVNAEELAMILAADPRTAELGKDVKYFREPDAANTVVERGPGDKKGFLFTVAPLIWNPVAGSEYLVVAARSGENTSFVVAFHVLGGGEYRLASSFIMKNEPGPVALAYSGYIRPRLHFSSCWGCPGETGKILHRDPDAVVIVQP; encoded by the coding sequence ATGGGTTCCCCGAGCAAAGGGGTTGCAGATGAGGGCATCCTTCGTCAAGGTCGCCGGCATCTGGTCATGCCGAATTGTAGTCGAGCCGTGTACGCCGCGCTGCCGCTGTTCATCGCTTTTGCGACAACCGCGGGCTGCAACAAGGGCGCACCCGCGCCCGCCGGCGGTTCGGCGCCGAGCGCCAGCCCATCGGTTGCGCCGCCCGTGGGGTCGGTGCGTCCCCCGAAAGACCAGGCCAAGGCCGACACAAAGGTGAGCATTCCGGGAGGCGCATTTCGTGCCGGCAGTCGGCCGGGAGATCCCGGGCGCCGCCCGGATGTGGAGCCGGTGGAGGCGAGCGTGGAGCTCGGGCCGTTCGAGATCGATAGCCTGCCGTTCCCCAACGACCCGGCCAAGCCGCCGCTCACGGGCGTCAGTCGCGACGACGCCAAGCGCCGCTGCGCAGAGCGAGGCGCGCGTTTGTGTACCGAGCTCGAGTGGGAACGAGCCTGCAAGGGCCCCGCGAGTGAGACCTTTCCGACCGGGGCTGCCTGGGATCCCCGCTGCGCCGAAGAGCCGCGTAGCTGTGCCTCCGGTTTCGAGGCACTGGGCATGGGCGCTGCGCTCCGCGAGTGGACGGCCAGCGACGTGATCCCCACCGACAAGGACGCCAGCCGGCGCGCAGCGCTCCGGGGTGCGGGCCCGAAAGCGCCCGCCTACGAGCACCGTTGTGCAGCTCGCACCGGCATTGGTTCGGGCACCGAGAGCGAAGACTTGGGGTTCCGCTGCTGCCACGGTGCCCCCAACGCGGCACTGATCAAGGAACCCACGCTGGGGCAGACCTTCGAGCGCGCGAAGGTGAACGCCGAGGAGCTAGCGATGATCTTGGCGGCGGATCCGCGCACGGCAGAGCTGGGCAAGGACGTGAAATACTTCCGCGAGCCCGACGCCGCCAACACCGTCGTCGAGCGTGGACCTGGCGACAAGAAGGGCTTCCTGTTCACTGTGGCTCCGTTGATCTGGAATCCGGTGGCGGGCTCCGAGTACCTCGTGGTGGCAGCACGCTCCGGCGAGAACACCTCGTTCGTCGTGGCGTTCCACGTGCTCGGCGGCGGTGAGTATCGCCTCGCTTCGAGCTTCATCATGAAGAACGAACCGGGGCCCGTGGCGCTCGCCTACAGCGGTTACATCCGCCCTCGCTTGCACTTCAGCAGCTGCTGGGGATGCCCCGGCGAAACTGGCAAGATCTTGCACCGAGATCCGGACGCCGTGGTGATCGTACAGCCGTGA
- a CDS encoding alpha/beta hydrolase, giving the protein MSTISGTTKTAKPPESGVVESVAEGPDGTRLYVRRRAGPSATTLLLSDGICCDGFIYKYLWDDLAKIASVAHWNYRGHGRSGSPVDPEQVGVEAHVADLDAVRRHLGDPPVVLAGHSFGSQVSLEGYRKRPDNVRGIMLLCGSYGRVTHTFKNSEMLANVLPKLSELALKHPRLTRALWSRVPTKTALRIALFTGDIDPNTVRPEDVEPYFHHAAHVDFPMFAQMLTAAGEHSAEDLLPSIEVPVLIVAGDRDSFTPPELSQRMAEVIPRAELVMLSGGTHVAPLEQHELVSLRIEKFLSEHGLT; this is encoded by the coding sequence GTGTCAACGATATCGGGGACGACGAAGACGGCGAAGCCACCTGAGTCTGGGGTCGTCGAGTCGGTAGCCGAGGGACCGGACGGCACTCGTTTGTACGTGCGTCGGCGCGCTGGCCCCTCCGCGACCACACTGCTTCTGTCGGACGGCATCTGCTGCGACGGGTTCATCTACAAATATCTGTGGGACGACCTGGCGAAGATCGCTTCCGTTGCTCACTGGAACTACCGCGGCCACGGCCGCAGCGGCAGCCCGGTCGATCCGGAGCAGGTTGGGGTCGAAGCCCACGTCGCCGATCTCGATGCGGTCCGGCGTCACCTCGGCGACCCGCCGGTCGTACTGGCTGGGCATTCCTTCGGAAGCCAGGTCTCGCTCGAGGGTTACCGCAAACGGCCCGACAACGTCCGCGGCATCATGCTCCTGTGCGGCAGCTACGGGCGCGTGACCCACACCTTCAAGAACAGCGAGATGCTGGCCAACGTGCTGCCAAAACTCTCGGAGCTGGCACTCAAACATCCGCGACTGACCCGCGCTCTCTGGTCTCGCGTCCCGACCAAGACCGCGCTCCGCATTGCGCTCTTCACTGGGGACATCGATCCGAACACCGTGCGTCCCGAGGACGTGGAGCCGTATTTTCACCACGCAGCGCACGTCGACTTCCCCATGTTTGCCCAGATGCTGACTGCGGCGGGCGAGCACTCTGCAGAGGACCTTCTGCCCTCCATCGAGGTGCCGGTGCTGATCGTCGCGGGAGATCGCGACTCGTTCACGCCGCCGGAGCTGTCGCAGCGCATGGCGGAGGTCATTCCGCGGGCCGAGCTGGTGATGTTGTCCGGCGGCACCCACGTGGCACCGCTCGAGCAACACGAGCTCGTGAGCTTGCGGATTGAGAAGTTCTTGTCGGAGCACGGCCTCACATGA
- a CDS encoding TIGR04563 family protein → MLQEIKDEAARLDRSLSWVVQRAWKMARVDIKKIPSVNDIGDDEDGEAT, encoded by the coding sequence ATGTTGCAGGAGATCAAGGACGAAGCGGCGCGGCTCGACCGCTCGCTGTCCTGGGTCGTTCAACGCGCTTGGAAGATGGCCCGGGTCGACATCAAGAAGATCCCGAGTGTCAACGATATCGGGGACGACGAAGACGGCGAAGCCACCTGA